DNA sequence from the Methanolobus sp. ZRKC5 genome:
TCCTTACGATTAATTATGATAATAAAAAAACTCTACCATAGTTGTTTTAATAATAGCCATAATAGATTCATGCCATATATAAAGGTTTTACCCCGTAATAAACTGATTAATAGTTAAAAGAAATTAGCAGGTAAAAAATCTGAAATAAATAAAATGAATGCACCATCAATCAACCTGCGTTCAAATGCAGAGTAAATAGGTTTGAGACATCCTCAAAAGGATGCCTCGTTTGGGGGTTGGATAGGGTGGTACTAAACTACACGACAAGCGTGTTGTTGATGGCACACAATATGAAGTACATCACTTTTAGTTAATAAGTCTTTCTATATATCGACAGATTTAATTTATTATTGTCTAACCTGACAATTATAATTCAAGATAAGCCAACCAGCTCACTTCAGAAGTAGAAATAAAAGTGTCGGGTAACAAAATAAAATAATCGATTATGCAATCAAACCTAACGAATGCTGTATATACAAAACCTCGATATAAGGGTTTCACTCTTAAAAAAACACATACGGAGTTACATTAAAAACTACATGAAGAAGTATGACTAACTCCTTTTACCCATTCCGATACCATACTTAAAACCAATGCCATGATCCTTATCCTCCATCAGTGACCCAAGGTCAACTGTATTTTCCTTAATCCAATCATCATCAAGATCCCGGATGGACATCTCATCAATATGAGATCTTAATAGTTCAACGGAAGATGTTGGTCTTTTTGAATTTTGCGAATTTGATTCCATTGTAAAACACTCATAAGACATTATTTGCAGATTGGCGACTATGTATAGTCAAGTTAGACGATAATGTGAATGGATAAAAAGATGTCCCTTTAAAATACCCATAAATCAATTCATCACAAGAAAACATCTTTATAGTTGTTTTAGCTTACAGATTAATAAGCATTTCACCCGCAAAAAAACAATCAAAAAGTGAAAACATGGACAATGAAAGAGAACTAAGAGACCTGGGACTTACAAAATATGAAGCATCTGCTTATTCAAATCTACTAAAAGAAGGAATTACGGGCGCTCAGGAGCTATCACGCAAATCGAACATACCTGTCGGGAAAATATACGAAGTTCTTTCCAATCTTAATAATATGGGACTTGTAGAATTCCAGAGGTCAAGACCAAGGAAATACAGGGCAGTTAAACCAACAATAGCCCTCAACAACCTCTTCACCAAAAAGGAAGAAGAAACAAAAAACGAACTGGAAAATTTCAAATTAAAGGTTGCAGAGCTGGAAACCAGATTCTCAGATATTGCACAGCCGGACCACACAGAAATACAGTTCTGGTCTACCCTGATAGGTGAAGAGGACATCATCAAGAACCTAAAAAATATGCTCGATGAAACTGAAAAAGAAATATTGCATGTGAAACCTGGAAGGATTGCAAAGATGATGATGCAGAAAAAATGCATTGACCATAATTCGCTGGTCCCCATGATTATTGATGAATTCATAAAGGCAGTAGAAAAGGATGTGAAGATCAAAACGATCATACCTCAAGAGTTTTTTATGACAGGCCTTAAAGAAAAACTTGACCACATACAGGACACAATGCTTAGAGCCATGATAAAAAAGAACATGGAAGTAAGGGTTCTTGACTGCGACTACGATTTCATCCTCATTGACGAGTATATCACCCACATACCCATTCCTGATCCCGCTCAGCCAAAAAAGATGTTTGGAGAACTGAAAGTGTACGATAAGGAATATGCAGGCAAATTGAAAGCTAAATTTGAGGAATTGTGGGCCAAAGGACAGAAAATTGATTTGAATCTTTGAAAAACTGTCACCAAGATATAATGCAATAAGTATAATCTTAACAAATCTTATTTAATATATAGAGAAAGTATATATTACAAGCCATCCATAAAATTAGTTAAGTCCATTAAATGAGCAGCAATGAGGCACAGGATATTCGCAGATGTGCAATTCCCCATGGTATTACAGATAAACGGGAAGCTTCATTTTTGAATTTATTATAGAACTGAGACAGGAAGTAAAAATATGGCATGGAATGACATTGTACTTGGTGTTGCCACAGGTGGCTTATATACAGTTGGAAAAGCCATCTATCAGGCAGGAAATGCAGCAGAATCAGCAGGAAATGCTGCTGAAGAAGTAGGAATAGCACTGGCAGTGATTGGTTCGACCATGCAGGCTGTGGGAGAACAGCTCGAATCAACATTGGAGGAAGCAGAAGAACTTCTGACCATAAAAAGACTGACCCCAAGAAGTGAAGCTGATCTGTGGGATGAAGAAAAAGCAAGGCTCAATTCCCTTAAACAGGAAAAGACAAAGCTTGAGAACAAACTCAAAGAAAAAGGCATAAACGAAAAAGGTGTTTTCGATTTTAATCTATGGGACCTTGTTTCCAGCTTTGACGATATCATGGAAACTTTCATGCTACTGGCAAAGCTTGCATCTGTGAATAAGGAAATACATGATATATATTATCAGGAACCTGGCGTACTCACCACTGGCATTTATAATGCAAAGGAAGTTCTTGAGCGGTTCAACACCATTGAACAGCCAATGGTGGAGGATATACTCGCATCACTTGACGATAATCTCGACGTGAGTGAAGAGGTACTTCAGGAAGTAAAGAAACTTTTTATCACAAAGAAAAAAGTACCTGTTTCAATTACAGAGCTCAGCCCTTCAATAAAATATCAACTGGAAATGATCCAGACGGACAAACTCTACTATAAAGGGCTAATCTCACGAAAGGACACAGTTACAGCACAATTAGGCGATATAATAAAGACCCATCCTCAAAACAAGTTTGAGATAGCTGCAGGAGCCATTAAAGTTCCAAAAGAGAACATATACGCCAGCAATGTTCTTGATGAGGTAATGGATGCAGCCATCACACATGATATCGACATAAATATTGCAGATATTATTGATGAAAAAGATATCAATGTGAATGCAGGACTAGGTAATGTCGCTGCAGAGGAAAGATTAGCAGATAACGTCAACATAAGGGATCCAGTCAGAACTGCAGATTCAAGTATAACTGGCAGGACTGTACGAAACCTCGCAAGCTCCCAGCCTGCCACCAGATCAACTGCTGCAACAAGTGAAGATAGTGCAGCTAGTCCAACAGACATTAAAGCAGATGCCACGAACGTTTCCGCAATAAACATGGCAAGGATGGCAACTGCAGTTAGCAAGTCACCCGGGCATGCAATGTCTGCAATGCAACCACATGGTGCAAAGATCTCAGCAGCTCTCAGTACCAAATTTGATGGCTACCAGAGAAACTATGATCTGATGAAAGCTCAGAAGGCATTCTATTTCAGGCAGTCCCTGAAAATGGAAAAGAAATACGAGCTTCTGTCAAACCGATGGGTTGAGGAACCGGGATTAATTCCAAAGACACTGGATGAACTGCATGGAGTCCTGGAAAATGTAAGAACTGAGGAACAGCCACGTATCGACCTTTTACTTGACAACTTCAACACAACCCTTGTAGAAGCAAAAGGAACCGTTGAAAAAGCCAATGATACAATGGATTCTGTGAAAAATGCCCTTTTAATACTGGACTTTGATACAAAATATCTGAAAATGGGTGGTATGGTCATTGGAGGACTTGTAGTCCTTAACTTATTAGTTGGTCTTATAGTCCTGATAAGAATGGCACTTGGATTTTAATAATGTAAACAAAGTAGAGAAGACCGGTTGCTCATAAAGCAACCTGTCCCCATATTTTTAAATTTTGGTTTTTTTATTCTGCTGAACTGACATCAAAAAACAGTTCTGCCCCATTGCTGTCAACATGCACAGTGGAACCTTCAGGAATCTCACCGGCAACTATCAGCTTGGCCATCCGGGTCTCAACTTCGTTCTGAATAACCCTCTTAAGTGGCCTGGCACCGAATGTTTCGCTGTATCCTGCCTTTGAAAGATAGGCCTTTGCAGCATCTGTTATTTCAAGACTGATACGCTTATCCCTTAGCCTTTCAACGAGGTCTGCAACCTTGATGTCAACGATCTTTACCAATTCTTCCGGCTTCAATGCATGGAAAAGAGCAATCTCATCAACACGATTAAGGAACTCCGGTCTGAAATACTTTCCAAGTTCAGTCATTGCACGCATCTGAAGAGTTGCATAATCTACGTCCTTTTCGTCTTCACTGGTCCTCAGCACTTCAGTGAGGTCACCTGCAAAGATGTTTGAGGTCATAATTATCAGTGTGTTCTTGAAGTTCACGGTTCTTCCTTTTGAATCTGTGAGTCTGCCGTCATCAAGTATCTGAAGCATGACATTGAACACATCCGGATGTGCCTTTTCTATTTCATCGAAGAGCACAACTGAGTATGGCCTTCTACGAACTGCTTCTGTGAGCTGACCGCCCTCGTCATGACCAATATAACCAGGTGGTGCGCCTATCATTCGTGCAACTGTGTGCTTTTCCATATATTCAGACATATCAATACGTACCATGTTGTTCTCATTATCGAACAACTCAACTGCAAGTGCTTTTACAAGTTCGGTCTTACCAACACCTGTGGGACCGAGGAATATGAAACTTCCAATAGGACGTCCCGGGTCCTTGATGCCTGCGTAATTGCGTATGACTGCATCGGCTACTGCCTTTACGGCTTCACTCTGACCGATGATGCGGTTGTGGAGGTTGTCTTCGAAATGAACGAGCTTTTCACGCTGACCCTCCATGAGCCTTGTTACAGGTATGCGGGTCCACTGACTGACGACCTCGGCAATATCCTCTTCACCAACCTCCTCATTAAGAAGCATCTCACCCTGCATTTCCTGGAGTTGCTTTTCTTCTTCTTTATATTCATTTTCCAGTGGAGCAAGAGTTCCGTACTTCAGTCGGGATGCAAGTTCAAGGTTATTCTCATTTTCAGCAAGTTCATACTGAATCTTGGTTTCCTCTATCTGTTGCTTCAGGGCACTAAGCTTTGAGATAGCTTCCTTCTCATGATTCCATCTGGCCCTCATGGCATCGGATTCTGCCCTGATGTCGGCAAGTTCTTTTTCAAGGGCGCCCAGACGATCCTTTGAAGCTGCATCCTTCTCCTTTCTAAGTGCCTCACGCTCAATTTCAAGCTGCATAATCTTACGGTCAGCCTCATCAAGTTCTGCTGGCTTGCTGTCAATGGCGGTTCTCTTCTTTGCAGCAGCCTCATCCACAAGATCGATGGCCTTGTCCGGAAGGAACCTGTCTGCAATATAACGGCTGCTCATCACAGAAGCAGCAACAAGCGCTGAGTCCTTCAGACGAACACCATGGTGAACCTCATACTTCTCCTTCAAACCACGCAGTATGGAAATCGTATCTTCTACTGTAGGCTCTTCTACAAACACAGGGAGGAACCTGCGCTCAAGCGCTGCATCCTTTTCGATGTACTTGCGGTACTCATCGATGGTTGTTGCACCGATACAGTGCAATTCACCACGTGCAAGCATTGGCTTCAAGAGGTTTCCTGCATCCATGGCACCTTCTGTAGCACCGGCACCAACAATGGTGTGTATCTCATCTATGAAAAGAATTATCTGGCCTTCTGAGTCAGCGACTTCCTTGAGAACTGCCTTTAGCCTTTCCTCAAATTCACCACGGAACTTCGCACCTGCAATAAGAGAGCCCATATCAAGAGCAATGATACGCTTTTCCTTCATTGCATCGGGCACATCCCTTTTGGCAATACGCTGAGCAAGTCCCTCGACTATTGCAGTCTTACCAACACCAGCCTCACCAATAAGTACAGGGTTGTTCTTTCTGCGCCTGGAAAGGATCTCTATGGAATGCCTTATTTCCTGATCCCTTCCAATAACAGGGTCAAGCTTTCCCTGAGCAGCAAGCTCTGTGAAATCTATCCCGTATTTCTTAAGTGGCTCCATTGTATCTTCCGGATTTTCTGAAGTAATTTTTCTATCCCCCCTTATTTGTTTGATTCCATCAAGAATTCTGTCACGTGTAACACCTTCACTTGCAAGGATCTTGCCACATTGGCTGTCCTTTTCCCCAATCATTGCAAGAAGGAGATGCTCAACGCTCACATACTCATCTTTCATCTTTCCGGCTTCCTGCACGGCAGCATCCAGGACACGCCTCATTGTCTGTGTCATGTAGACCTGTTCACCGCCCGGCCCTGAGACCTGCGGAAGGTTTGCGAGCTGAGCTTCAACCTTCTGTTTCAGGCGGTCCACCGGAACTTCCATATTATGCAATAATGTAGTTACAAGTCCACCACTCTGCTCCAGTAATGTAAGGAACATATGCTCACAATCTATCTGCTGATTCCTGTACCTTGCAGCAATCGTACTTGAGCCCTGAATAGCTTCCTGGGCTTTCTGTGTGAAACTGTTAAGATCCATGTTATAATCTCCCCGGGATCGATATCCCCATTACCCCGTTATTTTAATTTAGAATGTTTGTTTAAAATACTGTTGACACGTTGCAAATAACCGAAATAATTCTATTTAATTTAGTAATAATAGTGCAGAACACATATATAAATGTTGTCTGAAATGTAGCTTTTTTATCAATTTTGTCGAAATCATATCTATACATTGCAGGAAATATTATATACATCCAGTGCAATAAATAAATCCTATGCCTCAACAAATCGTGCTGATTAATCTGGAGAAACCCAGGGAGAAAAAACTTGAAGAAGACATCCATTGGTTCTGTAACAGTTTTGGACTATCATCCGGAAGAGATACTGAGAACATTGCAACACAGATAGTCCATGACCTGCTGCAACAGATTTCTGAAAGGGAAGACAGAGTGTCATCAGATGCCATCGCAGAGAATCTGGATGTTAATCTTTCAAGGGTTAACCACCATATAAGAAATCTTATCAATGCAGGCCTGGTCTACAGGCAAAAAAGAGCGCTCTATATTCGAGGAGGAAGCCTCAAAGCTGCCGTTCAGGAAATGAGAAAAGACTCAGAGCGCATGTTCCAGGAACTGGAAGAGATGGCAGAAGAAATCGATGAGCAAATGGGACTTCGGAACAGGTAAAGCCCCCACATAATGCAGAATTACTTTAGCATTAGATCTTATCGTGAACCCAGAAATCACCTTCAATAGTGAATTCCTTTTTCCAGATTGGCACATCTTCCTTAATGCGTTCGAGTGCCTCTACAAGTGTTTCAAACAATTCTTTTCTGTGGGCAGCAGCAACGACAATGTAGACGATGTCCTCGCCGGATTTGATAAGACCAGTCTTGTGATGGATGAGCACGTCTATGATGGCATCCTTTTCCTTCAGATCATAGCATATCTTTTCTATAGCTCTGTCAGCAACACCTTCGTACTTTTCAAAATCAATGGCAGTCGTTTCCAAATCATCATTTACACGCCTTACAATTCCCGTAAATGTTGCAATCCCACCTGATAAACGTATATCAGCATTTGACCGGACCTTATTGATAAGAGAATCAAGAGTTAACCATTCTGCCTGGTCAAGAATGACTTGCACAAGTGCATCGATAGCCCAATCCGACCTT
Encoded proteins:
- a CDS encoding molybdopterin synthase; amino-acid sequence: MKVICVAGYKNSGKTTLVTRLVNALSKKGTVGTVKQMLHHRFNPENTDTGKHFDAGADLVAAITDTELVTIKRNPTLEGALDALADNGADFAVVEGAKNSELPKIFLGDVEGSDDVSNILVQLPVRSDWAIDALVQVILDQAEWLTLDSLINKVRSNADIRLSGGIATFTGIVRRVNDDLETTAIDFEKYEGVADRAIEKICYDLKEKDAIIDVLIHHKTGLIKSGEDIVYIVVAAAHRKELFETLVEALERIKEDVPIWKKEFTIEGDFWVHDKI
- a CDS encoding winged helix-turn-helix transcriptional regulator: MPQQIVLINLEKPREKKLEEDIHWFCNSFGLSSGRDTENIATQIVHDLLQQISEREDRVSSDAIAENLDVNLSRVNHHIRNLINAGLVYRQKRALYIRGGSLKAAVQEMRKDSERMFQELEEMAEEIDEQMGLRNR
- the clpB gene encoding ATP-dependent chaperone ClpB, producing MDLNSFTQKAQEAIQGSSTIAARYRNQQIDCEHMFLTLLEQSGGLVTTLLHNMEVPVDRLKQKVEAQLANLPQVSGPGGEQVYMTQTMRRVLDAAVQEAGKMKDEYVSVEHLLLAMIGEKDSQCGKILASEGVTRDRILDGIKQIRGDRKITSENPEDTMEPLKKYGIDFTELAAQGKLDPVIGRDQEIRHSIEILSRRRKNNPVLIGEAGVGKTAIVEGLAQRIAKRDVPDAMKEKRIIALDMGSLIAGAKFRGEFEERLKAVLKEVADSEGQIILFIDEIHTIVGAGATEGAMDAGNLLKPMLARGELHCIGATTIDEYRKYIEKDAALERRFLPVFVEEPTVEDTISILRGLKEKYEVHHGVRLKDSALVAASVMSSRYIADRFLPDKAIDLVDEAAAKKRTAIDSKPAELDEADRKIMQLEIEREALRKEKDAASKDRLGALEKELADIRAESDAMRARWNHEKEAISKLSALKQQIEETKIQYELAENENNLELASRLKYGTLAPLENEYKEEEKQLQEMQGEMLLNEEVGEEDIAEVVSQWTRIPVTRLMEGQREKLVHFEDNLHNRIIGQSEAVKAVADAVIRNYAGIKDPGRPIGSFIFLGPTGVGKTELVKALAVELFDNENNMVRIDMSEYMEKHTVARMIGAPPGYIGHDEGGQLTEAVRRRPYSVVLFDEIEKAHPDVFNVMLQILDDGRLTDSKGRTVNFKNTLIIMTSNIFAGDLTEVLRTSEDEKDVDYATLQMRAMTELGKYFRPEFLNRVDEIALFHALKPEELVKIVDIKVADLVERLRDKRISLEITDAAKAYLSKAGYSETFGARPLKRVIQNEVETRMAKLIVAGEIPEGSTVHVDSNGAELFFDVSSAE
- a CDS encoding helix-turn-helix domain-containing protein; protein product: MDNERELRDLGLTKYEASAYSNLLKEGITGAQELSRKSNIPVGKIYEVLSNLNNMGLVEFQRSRPRKYRAVKPTIALNNLFTKKEEETKNELENFKLKVAELETRFSDIAQPDHTEIQFWSTLIGEEDIIKNLKNMLDETEKEILHVKPGRIAKMMMQKKCIDHNSLVPMIIDEFIKAVEKDVKIKTIIPQEFFMTGLKEKLDHIQDTMLRAMIKKNMEVRVLDCDYDFILIDEYITHIPIPDPAQPKKMFGELKVYDKEYAGKLKAKFEELWAKGQKIDLNL